Genomic segment of Bartonella bacilliformis KC583:
TAAACCCTTAAAACTTGAATATAACTATGTATTGATTTTAAACTCAGTTAGCACTCCCTTGCTACGAGCGCCAATACTGGTTATATAAAAATGCGGCTCTACGATGTCAAGAACTTTAGAACAAAATTTTATCACTGCGGTTTCGGAGTAATTTTATATTTTGGCTCCTTTAATTTCTGTTGAGTAATATTTATTTTTCTATACATTATCTTAAAACAAATTTCTTTATACGTCGATTTAAACCACAAAAATGAGATGAAGATAGAAGGATTTTATTTATGGTCAAAACACGTCAAGAAATGGATAGTTTTGGAGCAATTTCAGTCCCTCAAGACCGCTACTGGGGTGCTCAAACTGAGCGTTCTTTACATCATTTTAATATTGGAACAGAAAAGCAGCCCCTTTCTTTGATTTATGCTTTAAGCCTTATTAAAAAGGCAGCAGCTCTCGTAAATATGCAAAAAGGAAAACTCGAGAAAAAGATAGGAGAAGCAATTATCCTTGCTGCTGATGAAGTGCTTGCTGGTGCATTCGATACACATTTCCCACTCTCAGTCTGGCAAACAGGTTCTGGAACGCAGAGCAATATGAATGTCAATGAAGTGATTGCCAACCACGCCAGCGTCCTTTTGGGAGGGAAACTTGGCAGTAAATCGCCTGTTCACCCCAATGATCACGTTAATATGAGCCAATCCTCAAATGACTCCTTCCCAACAGCTCTCCATATCGCTACCGCACTGCAAACACACCAACATCTCCTTCCAATTCTTGACACTCTTATCGGTGACATCCAAAAAAAGGAAACTGAATTTTCAGACATTATTAAAATTGGGCGTACCCATACGCAAGACGCAACGCCCCTTACACTGGGGCAAGAATTTTCAGGCTATCGGGCCGCGCTTGAAGCAAACCGCCATCGTATTGCAATGGCTTTGACTGATGTCCAAACCCTTGCGCAAGGTGGCACGGCTGTTGGAACCGGTCTTAATGCACCACAAGGTTTTGATGTTGCCTTTGCTGAAACAATTACTTCTCTCACAGGTGTGACCTTTAAAACTGCTAACAATAAATTTGAAGCCCTCGCACACCATGGAGCCCTTGCAAATTTTCACGGCAGCCTCAATGCATTAGCAGCAGATCTGTTTAAAATTGCCAATGACATTCGCTTCTTAGGATCAGGACCGCGTTCAGGATTAGGCGAACTTAGTCTCCCAGAAAATGAACCTGGGTCTTCTATCATGCCAGGAAAAGTTAATCCTACACAATGTGAAGCCTTGAGCATGGTTGCATGCCAAATCTTTGGTAATCATACCAGTATAACGTTTGCAGCTAGCCAAGGTCATTTTGAGCTCAACACCTTTAAACCGATCATCGGTTATAATGTTTTACAGTCGCTTTCTCTCTTAGGAGATTCTATGCGATCCTTTAGCACGCATTGTATTCAAGGACTGCGCGCCAACCGAGACCATATCCATTCTCTTATGGAACGCTCTCTCATGTTAGTGACAGCATTGGCTCCGGAAATTGGCTATGAAAAAGCAGCTGAAATCGCTAAAACAGCTCATAAAAATGGCACAAATTTACGTGATGAAGCCTTGAAAGCAGGTGTCTCTGCTGAAATTTATGACCGGTTCGTCGATCCTAAAAAGATGATCCACCCACAATAAGTGCTTTTGTTGCAATTCTTGATCAATGCTTTTGTCGCAATGCTTTATGTCACAATATCAGGTCGTTCTCGGCCCAAATAATGGTTGATTTTTAACATTTCAAGCGCTGCGACAAATAACGGCTGCAGAACTTTTTGACACTCTTGAGCATGATATTGAGGATTGCCTTCATACTGCTCAAGATAAAGCCGCACAGTAGCTCCTGCAGTTCCTGTTCCAGATAAACGCACCACCAAACGTGCGCCATTGTCGAAAAATACACGCACCCCTTGCTGTGTATTCACACTGTGATCAATCGGGTCATGATAAGAAAAATCATCCGCTTTTTCGACTGTAAATCCAGCGATCTGCGTTCCTGCCTGAGGAAGATGAGCACGCAAATCTTCTATCATTGCTTCAGCTTTTTGCGTTTCAACATCTTCATAATCATAGCGCGAATAATAAAAGCGCCCATAACAGCGCCAATGCTGCTGCACAATATGCGCTGCACTTTTCTTTGTCACCGCCAAAAGATTTAACCAAAATAATACAGCCCACAAACCATCTTTTTCACGCACATGGTTTGACCCCGTTCCAAAGCTTTCTTCACCACAAAAGGTCACTTTGCCAGAATCTAACAATGTGCCAAAAAATTTCCACCCTGTTGGTGTTTCAAAACACGGCACCCCTTTTTGTTCCGCCACCCGATCTACTGCACGCCCCGTTGGCATAGAGCGTGCAATCCCCGTGATACCGTGGCGATATCCTTTAATCAGATGCGCCTGATCCGCCATAATGGCAAGGGAATCTGAAGGGTTAATAAATTGGTGGCGACCGATAATAAGATTACGATCTCCATCACCATCCGAAGCTGCACCAAGATCAGGTCCATGATCAGAAAGCAATAAGTCGTAAAGATCCTTCGCATGAATTAAATTAGGGTCTGGGTGCTTTCCACCAAAATTGGGTAAAGGTGTACCATTAACCACTGTCCCCTGAGGGAAACCCAAAGATTTTTCAAAAATCTCTTTTGCATAAGGGCCTGTCACAGCATGCATAGCATCAAATCGCAAAGTTAACCCTTCCGCCACGGCCTGTGCAATACAATCAAAATCAAAAATCTCCTGCATTAAAGTATGATAATCCGCAACAGGATCAATAATCTCGACTTGCATAGAACCAATAAAGCTATGCCCTTTTGTTTCCAAATCAATCTCTGGAGCCTCGATTATTTTATAAGAAGAAAGACGCTGCGATGCTGCAAAAATAGCCTCACACACGGCATTGGGAGCTGGACCACCATTGGCAATATTATACTTGATGCCACAATCCCCCTCTGGTCCACCAAGATTATGACTTGCTGAAAGAATAATGCCACCTTGAGCATTATATTTGCGAATAAGATGTGATGCAGCAGGCGTTGACAAGAGCCCCCCTTTGCCAACCTTAACACACCCCACACCATGAGCTGCAGCCATTTGCAATATACGCTGAATTAAAGTGTGATTCAAATAGCGTCCATCGCCACCAAGGATCAAAACTTGCCCTTCAAGAGACCCAACAGTGTTAAAAATGGATTGAATAAAATTTTCAACATAATGGGGTTGTTGAAAAACCGATACCTTTTTGCGCAAACCAGATGTTCCTAGCTTCTGATCATCAAAAGGTGTTGTCTCTATAGTTTTAACATTCATACAAAGAGCCTTCATATCCCTTTTCTTGGTTTAATTGAAAAGAAAAACAGACTCAAGTTGAAGATGAATTTAATTTAATAAAATGCATGCATGAAATTCTTGCAAATTTATTGCAATAGACTAGAGTATTTGTTGTCCGTATCAAAAATAAAATTATTTTTGAAACACCATTCTAAAAGCCATAGGAGGGCGTAATCATGGTTAGAAGAAAAATTCCTAACGTAACGTTCCACACACGCGTACGTGATGAATCGATAGGCGGGGAGAATCCTTATCGGTGGCAAGATGTCAACAGCGATGCTTATTTCAAAGGAAAGCGCGTGATACTCTTTTCTCTCCCAGGAGCGTTTACGCCTACTTGTTCAAACTTTCAGCTCCCTGACTTTGAAAAACTTTATGATGACTTTAAAAAAATCGGTATTGATGACATTTACTGCCTTTCTGTAAATGACACCTTTGTGATGAACGCTTGGGGAAAAAAGCAAGGCATAAAAAATGTGAAATTGATCCCTGATGGTTCTGGTGAATTTACACGAAAAATGGGCATGCTCGTTGAAAAAACCAATATTGGCTTTGGCATGCGGTCATGGCGTTATGCTGCTGTTATTAATGATGGTCTCATTGAACACTGGTTCGAAGAAGAAGGCTTCGCAGACAATTGCGGAACAGATCCTTATGAAGTCTCTTCACCACAACATGTTTTAAAAGTGTTGCAAAATTCATAAATAAAGCATCACTTTATTCAAACAGCGCAAACTTCTCCCAATAACAGTTTGCGCTGTTTTTTATTGAAAAACATCATCATAAAAATAAAATAATTGATACTTTTTTGGCCAAAATCCCTCACTGCCGATAGAACCAAGGATAAGTTTTTCTTCTCTTCGTCATATGCGTTTTTTCTTCTTCTCATTAAGAAGATCAAAAAGCAGGCTTTTATAAGAATTGATGAGCAACCAAAATCTCTTGAACCGCTTGCACCAGTTGATTTTCATCAACCATTATTTGCGCTGGGCGGCTTTCTCGCCATGTTTGATTATCTTTAATTTCTGCAGATAAACGAGCTCCTTCAATCAGATCTTTAATCTGAACTTTACCCTCCTGGCGCTCAGATGCCCCTTGGATCACCACACAGGGGGCATGACGCCGATCTGCATATTTCATTTGCGCCTTTATGCCTGCAGCCCCGAGATATAATTCAGAACGAATGCCGGCATGGCGCAACTGCATCACCATCTTTTGATAATACGCCACATATTCAGGGTCTTTATCCATCATCAAAACCACAACTGGGCCTACTGTTTTTTTAACAGGACATTTTCCCAGATTGTGTAAAGCTGCCATCAAACGCGATACGCCCACAGAAAAACCAGTTGCAGGGACAGCTTCATCGCGAAAACGTGCAACTAATCCATCATAACGTCCCCCGCCACCCACAGAGCCAAAGACAACTTTTTGGCCTTCTTCATTGAGAACATCAAAAAGCAGTTCGGCTTCAAACACAGGCCCTGTATAATAATCCAACCCACGTACCACTGAAGGGTCGATCTTGATGCGATCTTGATAGCCATTTTTGCTAAAAATAGTCTGCATTTCTTCTAACTCATGGATCCCTTCTAACCCGCGAATTGTGTGGCCCACAATGTTTTTAAGATTATCCAATGTCGCTTCAGCCGTTTCAGCACCAACAGAAATTAAAGAAAGGATAGGCTCGCTTTCTTGCTGACTTAAGCCTGCTCCTTTTGTGAAATCCCCACTTTCATCTAGACGGCCTTTGCCTAAAAGCAGACGCACACCTTCCATGCCAAATTTATCGAACTTATCAATTGCTCTAAGAATAGTTAAGCGTTTCTCAGCTTGTTCATCTCCCTGCAAACCAATCAGCTCTAAAACACCGTCAAGAATTTTCCGATTACTCAAACGAATAACATAATCATGACGTTGAATACCTAATCGTTCCAAGCTATCGGCTGCCATCATGCAAATCTCAGCATCCGCTGCAACTGTTGATGAGCCAACAATATCAGCATCCAATTGCATAAATTGCCTAAAACGCCCTGGCCCTGGTTTTTCATTACGAAAAACAAAACCAGAACGATAACTGCGATAAGGCTTTGGTAAAATTTCAAAATTTTCAGCAAAATAGCGCGCAAGAGGTGCTGTCAAATCATAGCGTAAAGACATCCATTGTTCATCTTCATCTTGCAAAGAAAAAACACCAGCATTGGGGCGATCTGAATCGGGCAAAAATTTCCCTAAAACATCCGTATATTCAAAAATAGGTGTTTCAAGTGCTTCAAATCCATAGGACTCATAAACTTCGTGAATTTGCGCGATCATTGTTTCCAAAGCATGCAACTGTGCACTTGTGCGATCAACAAAACCGCGCGGTAAACGGACTTTTGTTTTTTCTTCTTTTTTTGACATTATTTTCTCTAGCAACAATCTATCTTTATAATGATAAGTTATTTGTGTCTATCGCATAGCAACACATGCTGCAATGACTTTATAAAACTGAGCCCAATCCTGATCAAGATAAGCCTAAGGTAACAAAAAGATTGCTTTTATAGCATAAAGCAATCCCTTTTTTCCCTACCTCCCTCTTAATTTCTATTCTATTTTCATTAACTTTTAACTGTCACGAACTTTTAAATCAAAAGCCAATCTCGCTTAAAAAGCATATCCTGTACCATTTTTTTCAAAGGCTTCTCTTGTCAAGAAAAGACAACGGACTACTTTCTTTAAAATCGTATTTTTTTCTTCAATTTTCTTTAGGTTTTTATGATGTCTTAGAAATTTTAACGTTCGAACCCATCCATTGCCAAGAGCGAACAACAGGATGAACTTATTATTTTATCGAGAATAGCGTTAATTCCATCTTCAGCAGAGAGGGGATGAAGCGCTATTCTCTAGCTAATGCATCAAAAAAGGGGAGAGATTATCACGAAAAGGAACAGGAATGGAATTGAAGCTGTTGTTATTTTTTTTTATTTTATTACAGACGCTTCATATTTCTGTTGCGGCTCCCATTCCTTCTTCTCCCATTCAACCCCCTACTGATACCGCTCATGATGAAGCTATTCGTGTCCGGGTTCATACAGGATATGAATATTGTTATACGCCAACATTTGTAAATGGTGAAAGCTATGTTTACCTTAACCGTTGTTCTTCTTCCAGGGCTCCATCTGCTCGATATGATGTCTTTCAACGAATAGCTTGGAATGTGAATAATGTTTGGCTATGTATGACGGCTCCTAGCTCTGTAACAGGCATTGATGGAAAGTCTACAGAAGATTGGGATTATCTCTTATTAAGACCTTGTGTCATCAATGATGCTAATCAACGCTGGATCATTAAAGAAAATGCTTTGTATACAGCTGATAAAAAATTCCGGGTTAAAGATTACAAATGGTACGCTTATATTTCAAAAAACTCAGGCGATTACTATGATCATACCCTTATCGGGATGGATAAGTGGGCAAACACTGTAGCTCCTCCTGTGAACCTTAATACAAAAACTTTCTTAGGTTGGAACTTTATCAGTAGTCCTACCCAGACTAGATATTATGTTACAGACGATGGATCTCGAGCAGAACTATTTGATCTTTATTATAATCCAGAAAATGGTCACCTTGCTCGGTATTTTCCTTCCTCTGGAGCAATGTCTTGCATGGTTTCCCAACAAGCTCAATCAGAAAGTTGGGATTGGGTAAGGTGGTTATCATGTAAGGAAACTATTTCCCACAACACAGAAGACAAAGATATTGGTTTTTGGGATATTTCTCAGTTAAACGGAAACGAAGGTCCTATTTTGGATTATCTAGGCAATCTGTTAAGACTTACCCAATACGGCTCCAATTGGGGTTTCCCTTACACCGCTACAAGTGATTATATTACTAAACAAGAATCGCAATATAATCACCCTACCTCTGATTTTATTTTTGAGTACGACATTGAACGGTGGAACCGCTTTGTCAATGGGAATTTAGGGGATACGCTTACTTATTGCCCGGCTCCTGGAACAAAGAAGAATGTTACCCAGACGGCTCACATACGAGAAAAACGATCGTTACCTCCTAGTTTTGAACTCACTGAGGAATGGAAAGAAAGACTATGGCAGATTGCTAGAAGTAATGTTCATGGCACAACACCAAGAATTGCCTATTGCGGCCCCTGCATGCTGCAGACTTTACAAATGCTTGCTGAATTACAAACACGTTATCCAAGAGGACCTCTTCCAGATGGAGCAGGCTATTTCTTTAATACAGCTCCTAATAGAAATCTATTTATTTCCTTTCACGCAAGATTCCCTCTGCTTGCAGAAAGGCTACGTAGCACAGAAAATTATATTAATGTCCCTTTGCACACAGGAGAGAGTGACTATACACGAACAACGAGAATAGGTCGTTCAGCAGCACTCATATTATTGCCCAATTATGACTGGAGACCTTCAGCTGTTGCTAGAACACGTGAAGAGATGAGAAGCATAATTCAAAATATGCTTACTGCTCCTAGTGGCACACTTTGGTATCTTGCAATGGTGAGAACAAGCTCTACAGGAACATCTGGCCATGCTCAACCTATTTTGCGAACAAGGGATGGGCTCGTATTAATCCCTACAAATACAGTTGGAACAACTTTTGAGCAATACCTACAACGTCTTACTCCAATAACAACAGTAGAAGGAGTGTTAAATGATCTTAC
This window contains:
- the fumC gene encoding class II fumarate hydratase, which codes for MVKTRQEMDSFGAISVPQDRYWGAQTERSLHHFNIGTEKQPLSLIYALSLIKKAAALVNMQKGKLEKKIGEAIILAADEVLAGAFDTHFPLSVWQTGSGTQSNMNVNEVIANHASVLLGGKLGSKSPVHPNDHVNMSQSSNDSFPTALHIATALQTHQHLLPILDTLIGDIQKKETEFSDIIKIGRTHTQDATPLTLGQEFSGYRAALEANRHRIAMALTDVQTLAQGGTAVGTGLNAPQGFDVAFAETITSLTGVTFKTANNKFEALAHHGALANFHGSLNALAADLFKIANDIRFLGSGPRSGLGELSLPENEPGSSIMPGKVNPTQCEALSMVACQIFGNHTSITFAASQGHFELNTFKPIIGYNVLQSLSLLGDSMRSFSTHCIQGLRANRDHIHSLMERSLMLVTALAPEIGYEKAAEIAKTAHKNGTNLRDEALKAGVSAEIYDRFVDPKKMIHPQ
- the hisS gene encoding histidine--tRNA ligase, with amino-acid sequence MSKKEEKTKVRLPRGFVDRTSAQLHALETMIAQIHEVYESYGFEALETPIFEYTDVLGKFLPDSDRPNAGVFSLQDEDEQWMSLRYDLTAPLARYFAENFEILPKPYRSYRSGFVFRNEKPGPGRFRQFMQLDADIVGSSTVAADAEICMMAADSLERLGIQRHDYVIRLSNRKILDGVLELIGLQGDEQAEKRLTILRAIDKFDKFGMEGVRLLLGKGRLDESGDFTKGAGLSQQESEPILSLISVGAETAEATLDNLKNIVGHTIRGLEGIHELEEMQTIFSKNGYQDRIKIDPSVVRGLDYYTGPVFEAELLFDVLNEEGQKVVFGSVGGGGRYDGLVARFRDEAVPATGFSVGVSRLMAALHNLGKCPVKKTVGPVVVLMMDKDPEYVAYYQKMVMQLRHAGIRSELYLGAAGIKAQMKYADRRHAPCVVIQGASERQEGKVQIKDLIEGARLSAEIKDNQTWRESRPAQIMVDENQLVQAVQEILVAHQFL
- a CDS encoding DUF1561 family protein, with the translated sequence MELKLLLFFFILLQTLHISVAAPIPSSPIQPPTDTAHDEAIRVRVHTGYEYCYTPTFVNGESYVYLNRCSSSRAPSARYDVFQRIAWNVNNVWLCMTAPSSVTGIDGKSTEDWDYLLLRPCVINDANQRWIIKENALYTADKKFRVKDYKWYAYISKNSGDYYDHTLIGMDKWANTVAPPVNLNTKTFLGWNFISSPTQTRYYVTDDGSRAELFDLYYNPENGHLARYFPSSGAMSCMVSQQAQSESWDWVRWLSCKETISHNTEDKDIGFWDISQLNGNEGPILDYLGNLLRLTQYGSNWGFPYTATSDYITKQESQYNHPTSDFIFEYDIERWNRFVNGNLGDTLTYCPAPGTKKNVTQTAHIREKRSLPPSFELTEEWKERLWQIARSNVHGTTPRIAYCGPCMLQTLQMLAELQTRYPRGPLPDGAGYFFNTAPNRNLFISFHARFPLLAERLRSTENYINVPLHTGESDYTRTTRIGRSAALILLPNYDWRPSAVARTREEMRSIIQNMLTAPSGTLWYLAMVRTSSTGTSGHAQPILRTRDGLVLIPTNTVGTTFEQYLQRLTPITTVEGVLNDLTRGGALILNSLATTQMALRYEIPLDFYLSQRDCTGEGDGRRGSGLFPRAALFNQCLSGRCAIQ
- a CDS encoding peroxiredoxin → MVRRKIPNVTFHTRVRDESIGGENPYRWQDVNSDAYFKGKRVILFSLPGAFTPTCSNFQLPDFEKLYDDFKKIGIDDIYCLSVNDTFVMNAWGKKQGIKNVKLIPDGSGEFTRKMGMLVEKTNIGFGMRSWRYAAVINDGLIEHWFEEEGFADNCGTDPYEVSSPQHVLKVLQNS
- a CDS encoding alpha-D-glucose phosphate-specific phosphoglucomutase — encoded protein: MNVKTIETTPFDDQKLGTSGLRKKVSVFQQPHYVENFIQSIFNTVGSLEGQVLILGGDGRYLNHTLIQRILQMAAAHGVGCVKVGKGGLLSTPAASHLIRKYNAQGGIILSASHNLGGPEGDCGIKYNIANGGPAPNAVCEAIFAASQRLSSYKIIEAPEIDLETKGHSFIGSMQVEIIDPVADYHTLMQEIFDFDCIAQAVAEGLTLRFDAMHAVTGPYAKEIFEKSLGFPQGTVVNGTPLPNFGGKHPDPNLIHAKDLYDLLLSDHGPDLGAASDGDGDRNLIIGRHQFINPSDSLAIMADQAHLIKGYRHGITGIARSMPTGRAVDRVAEQKGVPCFETPTGWKFFGTLLDSGKVTFCGEESFGTGSNHVREKDGLWAVLFWLNLLAVTKKSAAHIVQQHWRCYGRFYYSRYDYEDVETQKAEAMIEDLRAHLPQAGTQIAGFTVEKADDFSYHDPIDHSVNTQQGVRVFFDNGARLVVRLSGTGTAGATVRLYLEQYEGNPQYHAQECQKVLQPLFVAALEMLKINHYLGRERPDIVT